The Culicoidibacter larvae genome includes a window with the following:
- a CDS encoding glycosyltransferase family 32 protein produces MAIQNVVYYCWFGSTEKPAEVEQYIAGWKAVLDGFSFVEINETNFDVNINDYVRAAYEAKRFAFVSDYARLYFLNQFGGCYLDTDVEVCRPLDEFLSFDDSIIFSMEQFDHELTGVNTGTIISSAGHPLLQQLLATYDDELFSDLGDATLTINKRITEVLVSDYELKYRDARQHLAGSIEIFPSSVFCVENEEAYTVHRYASSWRTQLSPLRKVRRRIGQFVKRIIGRDRFARWYKK; encoded by the coding sequence ATGGCGATTCAGAATGTTGTATACTATTGCTGGTTTGGGAGTACGGAGAAGCCGGCGGAGGTTGAGCAGTATATTGCCGGCTGGAAAGCGGTGCTGGACGGTTTTAGTTTTGTAGAGATTAATGAAACTAATTTTGATGTGAATATCAATGATTATGTTCGCGCTGCTTATGAGGCAAAGCGGTTTGCTTTTGTTAGTGATTATGCCAGACTTTATTTTCTGAATCAATTTGGTGGCTGTTATTTGGATACTGATGTTGAAGTATGTCGGCCACTTGACGAGTTTCTGTCTTTTGATGATAGTATTATTTTCTCGATGGAGCAGTTTGATCATGAGTTGACCGGGGTGAATACCGGTACGATTATCAGTAGTGCCGGTCATCCGTTGTTACAGCAATTACTGGCAACTTATGATGACGAGCTTTTTAGTGATTTGGGCGATGCGACGCTGACAATCAATAAGCGGATTACTGAGGTTCTGGTTAGCGACTATGAGCTTAAGTATCGGGATGCGCGCCAGCATTTGGCCGGGTCTATTGAGATATTTCCGAGTTCAGTTTTTTGTGTCGAAAATGAGGAAGCATATACGGTTCACCGTTATGCTTCCAGCTGGCGTACTCAACTTTCACCATTACGGAAAGTTCGACGGCGTATAGGACAATTTGTTAAGAGAATTATCGGGCGTGATCGTTTTGCCCGGTGGTATAAAAAATAG